The following proteins are encoded in a genomic region of Saccharopolyspora antimicrobica:
- a CDS encoding DEAD/DEAH box helicase has translation MLDRVLAGVPTGESPIRHVAQLPNRPARTTDWPEWVPPQLIEALRERGADAPWVHQVEGAEAVRAGENVVVATGTASGKSLVYQLPVLSRLLEERRATALYLAPTKALGADQLRTVDELGLKEIRAVTFDGDTPQVERDWIRAHGRWIFTNPDMLHYGILPGHSRWARFFRQLTHIVVDECHTYRGVFGSHVALLLRRLRRIAQHYGADPVFVLASATVSDPDALAQRLTGAPCRAITDDGSPRGARTIALWEPPLLEEIIGENGAPVRRAAGTEAARIMTELVIEDARTLAFIRSRRGVELAAIAAQRALSEVDDSLPGKVAAYRGGYLPEDRRELERSLLTGELRAVATTNALELGVDISGLDAVVVAGYPGTLASFWQQAGRAGRDGEGALVVFVARDDPLDTYLVHHPPAMLDRPVEATVLDPTNPYVLEPHLACAAAELPLDEESFAIFGGEAARRAVQALTADGVLRKRPHGWFWTSRERPHRNVELRGAGGHPIAVVEGDSGRMLGTVDPDSACGTVHPGAVYLHRGESFVVDDLDLETGIALVHAESPDWTTSPRNVVDISVLRTIEQHDTGRGVTVCLGEVEVTSQVVGYLRKRPSGQVLDQVALDLPAQTLLTRAVWYTASEELLMSSAPGGAGLEPARIPGALHAAEHAAIGLLPLFATCDRWDIGGVSTAMHADTGEATVFVHDGHPGGAGFADRGFAALVPWLAATREAIASCDCPAGCPSCVQSPKCGNGNEPLDKAGAVAVLDAVSTVLGGGTGGSAGLHNGPQRV, from the coding sequence TTGCTCGACCGCGTGTTGGCGGGCGTGCCGACCGGCGAGTCACCGATCCGCCACGTCGCGCAGCTGCCGAACCGACCGGCCCGCACCACCGACTGGCCGGAGTGGGTCCCGCCGCAGCTGATCGAGGCGCTCCGCGAACGCGGTGCCGACGCGCCGTGGGTGCACCAGGTCGAAGGCGCGGAGGCCGTCCGGGCCGGCGAGAACGTGGTGGTCGCCACCGGCACGGCATCGGGGAAGTCGCTGGTCTACCAGCTGCCGGTGCTGTCCCGGCTGCTCGAAGAGCGCCGCGCGACCGCGCTCTACCTGGCGCCCACGAAGGCGCTGGGAGCCGATCAGCTGCGCACCGTCGACGAACTCGGTCTGAAGGAGATCCGCGCGGTCACCTTCGACGGCGACACACCGCAGGTGGAGCGGGACTGGATCCGCGCGCACGGCCGGTGGATCTTCACCAACCCGGACATGCTGCACTACGGAATCCTGCCCGGGCACAGCCGCTGGGCCCGGTTCTTCCGGCAGCTCACGCACATCGTGGTGGACGAGTGCCACACCTACCGCGGCGTGTTCGGTTCGCACGTCGCGCTCCTGCTGCGCCGACTGCGCCGGATCGCGCAGCACTACGGCGCGGATCCGGTCTTCGTGCTCGCCTCCGCCACCGTGTCCGACCCGGACGCGCTGGCACAACGTCTCACCGGGGCGCCGTGCCGCGCCATCACCGACGACGGATCACCGCGGGGCGCGCGCACCATCGCGCTCTGGGAACCGCCGTTGCTGGAGGAGATCATCGGCGAGAACGGCGCTCCGGTGCGCCGTGCCGCGGGCACCGAGGCCGCGCGGATCATGACGGAACTGGTCATCGAGGACGCCCGCACGCTGGCGTTCATCCGCTCCCGGCGCGGCGTCGAGCTGGCCGCGATCGCCGCGCAGCGCGCACTGTCCGAAGTGGATGATTCGCTGCCCGGCAAGGTCGCCGCGTACCGCGGCGGATACCTGCCCGAGGACCGGCGCGAGCTGGAGCGCTCGTTGCTCACCGGCGAGCTGCGCGCGGTGGCCACCACCAACGCGCTCGAACTCGGCGTCGACATCTCCGGCCTCGACGCCGTGGTGGTCGCCGGCTACCCGGGCACGCTCGCGTCCTTCTGGCAGCAGGCCGGTCGCGCCGGGCGGGACGGTGAGGGCGCGCTGGTGGTGTTCGTGGCGCGGGACGACCCGCTGGACACCTACCTCGTGCACCACCCGCCCGCGATGCTCGACCGGCCGGTCGAGGCGACGGTGCTCGACCCGACCAATCCGTACGTGCTCGAACCGCACCTGGCCTGCGCCGCCGCGGAACTGCCGCTCGACGAGGAGTCGTTCGCGATCTTCGGCGGCGAGGCCGCGCGACGCGCGGTGCAGGCCCTCACCGCGGACGGGGTGCTGCGCAAGCGCCCGCACGGCTGGTTCTGGACCTCCCGCGAACGTCCACACCGGAACGTGGAGCTGCGCGGCGCCGGCGGCCACCCGATCGCCGTCGTCGAGGGCGACTCCGGCCGGATGCTGGGCACCGTGGACCCGGACTCCGCCTGCGGCACCGTGCACCCGGGTGCCGTCTACCTGCACCGCGGCGAGTCCTTCGTGGTCGACGACCTGGACCTGGAGACCGGCATCGCGCTGGTGCACGCGGAGAGCCCGGACTGGACGACCTCACCGCGCAACGTCGTGGACATCTCGGTGCTGCGGACCATCGAGCAGCACGACACCGGCCGGGGCGTGACGGTCTGCCTAGGCGAGGTGGAAGTCACCTCGCAGGTCGTCGGCTACCTGCGGAAACGGCCGTCCGGGCAGGTGCTGGACCAGGTCGCGCTGGACCTCCCGGCGCAAACCCTGCTGACCCGCGCCGTCTGGTACACGGCCAGCGAGGAACTGCTGATGAGCAGCGCGCCGGGGGGCGCCGGGCTGGAACCGGCGCGCATCCCCGGCGCGCTGCATGCCGCCGAGCACGCGGCGATCGGCCTGCTACCGCTGTTCGCGACCTGCGATCGTTGGGACATCGGCGGGGTGTCCACCGCGATGCACGCCGACACCGGGGAGGCAACGGTGTTCGTGCACGACGGGCATCCGGGAGGGGCCGGATTCGCCGATCGCGGTTTTGCCGCATTGGTCCCGTGGTTGGCCGCGACGCGGGAAGCGATCGCTTCCTGCGACTGCCCGGCTGGTTGCCCGTCCTGCGTTCAGTCGCCCAAGTGCGGGAATGGCAACGAACCGCTGGACAAGGCAGGGGCGGTGGCTGTTCTCGATGCGGTGTCGACCGTGCTCGGGGGCGGCACCGGTGGATCGGCTGGGCTGCACAACGGTCCGCAACGGGTCTGA
- a CDS encoding bifunctional DNA primase/polymerase, whose amino-acid sequence MQWSAERWQGAFRGVPAHPAGLTSSRIELRVQAIGFASRGWPVLPGTYPDEDHWIGRHGRQEHGPMPVHRDWQTRLGTNPDEVTAWWAEHPYSLLIATGHTVDALEVDAALGRAGASVLRALGFPVPIVATPLGRWYFLMTSGGELAAELADVPGIRLHGKGSWVAMPPTAYPGGAVHWRVKPEVCAWRLPTPDFVQDALRTGRENLDNNADVAELLAARR is encoded by the coding sequence ATGCAATGGTCGGCGGAGAGGTGGCAAGGTGCCTTCCGCGGCGTCCCGGCCCATCCGGCCGGGTTGACCAGCAGCCGGATCGAACTGCGCGTGCAGGCAATCGGATTCGCTTCGCGCGGTTGGCCGGTCCTTCCCGGAACCTACCCCGATGAAGACCACTGGATCGGCCGGCACGGCCGCCAGGAGCACGGCCCGATGCCGGTGCACCGCGACTGGCAGACGCGGCTCGGTACCAACCCCGACGAGGTCACGGCCTGGTGGGCCGAACACCCCTACAGCCTGCTGATCGCCACCGGGCACACCGTTGACGCGCTCGAGGTCGACGCGGCTCTCGGCCGTGCCGGTGCCTCGGTGCTGCGCGCCCTGGGCTTCCCGGTGCCGATCGTGGCGACCCCGCTAGGTCGCTGGTACTTCCTGATGACCAGCGGCGGCGAGCTCGCCGCGGAACTGGCCGACGTGCCCGGAATCCGCTTGCACGGCAAGGGGAGCTGGGTGGCCATGCCGCCGACCGCCTACCCGGGTGGCGCGGTGCACTGGCGGGTCAAGCCGGAGGTCTGCGCCTGGCGGCTGCCCACCCCGGACTTCGTGCAGGACGCGCTCCGCACGGGTCGCGAGAACCTCGACAACAACGCAGACGTGGCGGAACTCCTCGCGGCACGCAGGTGA
- a CDS encoding Rv3654c family TadE-like protein: MNRDRGVATALSAILVLALLAVLVLVLQIGAATIARHRAEGAADLAALAAAAHAPSGAELACERAAQVADGMRAAVVECLLEGWNARVTVEADLPAVVLLAGKARSRAHAGPIE; encoded by the coding sequence ATGAACCGCGACAGAGGAGTGGCGACGGCGCTGTCCGCGATCCTGGTGCTGGCGCTGCTCGCGGTGCTCGTGCTCGTTCTCCAGATCGGTGCGGCTACCATCGCCCGGCACCGCGCGGAAGGTGCCGCCGATCTCGCGGCACTGGCCGCCGCTGCACACGCACCGAGTGGGGCGGAGCTGGCGTGCGAGCGGGCCGCGCAGGTGGCGGACGGCATGCGCGCGGCGGTCGTCGAGTGCCTGCTGGAGGGCTGGAACGCCCGCGTCACGGTCGAAGCTGATCTTCCGGCCGTCGTGCTGCTGGCCGGAAAGGCCAGATCAAGGGCGCACGCGGGGCCGATCGAATAG
- a CDS encoding TadE family type IV pilus minor pilin, translated as MDAQVAPAPRGAGAPDRGAVTVEAALGICSVIAVFVLALVGTNALIGHLRCTDAAVEAARLVARGDRARVDEAVHRMAPAGAVLEVQVDGDVVRAEVSMPLPAQLPGRWLHARAVAVLEPGVEEQVVR; from the coding sequence ATGGATGCACAGGTGGCTCCGGCACCGCGCGGTGCCGGAGCACCCGACCGCGGCGCGGTGACGGTCGAAGCGGCGCTGGGCATCTGCTCGGTGATCGCCGTGTTCGTGCTGGCACTGGTCGGCACCAACGCGCTGATCGGCCACCTCCGCTGCACCGATGCGGCGGTGGAGGCGGCCCGTCTGGTGGCGCGCGGTGATCGGGCTCGGGTCGACGAGGCGGTGCACCGGATGGCCCCGGCCGGTGCCGTGCTGGAGGTGCAGGTGGACGGCGACGTCGTCCGCGCGGAGGTGAGCATGCCGTTGCCCGCTCAACTGCCCGGTCGCTGGCTGCACGCGCGGGCGGTGGCCGTGCTCGAACCGGGTGTCGAGGAGCAGGTGGTGCGATGA
- a CDS encoding DUF4244 domain-containing protein: MTKSITAVRWVAARRLRALLHGDGGMTTAEYAMGTVAAVAFASLLFEIVTGGTIKEALTGLIERGLEGGGI, from the coding sequence ATGACGAAATCGATCACGGCTGTCCGGTGGGTGGCGGCCCGGAGGCTGCGGGCGTTGCTGCACGGCGATGGCGGGATGACGACCGCCGAGTACGCGATGGGAACGGTGGCTGCGGTCGCGTTCGCCTCGCTGCTGTTCGAGATCGTCACCGGCGGCACGATCAAGGAAGCCCTGACCGGCCTCATCGAACGCGGTCTGGAGGGTGGCGGCATCTGA
- a CDS encoding type II secretion system F family protein: protein MIEAAPVLVAAAVLIAPTGSARHRLRSLRPRSRPRQRAAVTAWALPLAVGSVAVQVFGLVMGVLIGLAAALAARRWSALMARRQERTDPLVLAAGWDLLAAGMRAGLPVPVVVRAVAEELTGVARRTLREVAAHLALGSDAVTSWEPALANPDTAELARAARRTARTGQGLAEVAAELAEHARATVAEQAEARAQRAAVWISAPLGLCFLPAFLCLGVVPVVAGTLNRLTVPG, encoded by the coding sequence GTGATCGAAGCGGCGCCGGTGCTCGTGGCGGCCGCGGTGCTGATCGCTCCCACGGGCTCGGCGCGGCACCGGCTCCGGTCGCTGCGCCCGCGCTCCCGGCCCCGGCAGCGGGCTGCGGTCACCGCATGGGCGCTCCCGCTGGCCGTGGGATCGGTCGCGGTGCAGGTGTTCGGCCTGGTCATGGGCGTGTTGATCGGGCTGGCGGCCGCGCTCGCCGCACGCCGCTGGTCAGCGCTGATGGCGCGAAGACAGGAACGGACGGACCCGCTGGTGCTGGCCGCGGGCTGGGATCTGCTCGCGGCGGGGATGCGGGCGGGCCTGCCGGTGCCGGTGGTCGTGCGGGCGGTGGCCGAGGAACTGACCGGCGTCGCGCGGCGGACCCTGCGCGAAGTAGCCGCTCACCTCGCGCTGGGATCGGACGCGGTGACGAGCTGGGAGCCTGCGCTGGCCAACCCGGACACCGCCGAGCTGGCCCGCGCGGCGCGGCGGACCGCGCGCACGGGTCAGGGCCTGGCGGAGGTGGCGGCCGAACTCGCCGAGCACGCCCGCGCCACGGTCGCCGAGCAGGCCGAAGCACGCGCGCAACGAGCAGCGGTGTGGATCTCCGCGCCGCTCGGCCTGTGCTTCCTGCCCGCTTTCCTGTGCCTGGGCGTGGTGCCAGTGGTCGCGGGAACCCTGAACCGGCTGACTGTGCCCGGGTAG
- a CDS encoding type II secretion system F family protein, which translates to MLILALLLAAVAMLCWPEISARDRLRPRQVRTVLGPVRNTRFLVVPTAAVGGLVLAGPAGLLVGTGLALLGGHHWRSLRGRRARLVRADELTAGLRLLVAQLRAGAHPASAAEGAAAEAGPAVAGVFRDMAATVRLGGDVAAVLRCHDLVELRAPLGRVARAWVLAERHGVALADLLDAVRRDVERRTAFRRGVEAKLAGPRSTAAVLTGLPVCGLLFGEALGAAPLAVLNDGMFGQLLLLVGAALLAAGASWTLRLTEVVQS; encoded by the coding sequence GTGCTGATCCTCGCGCTGCTGCTGGCCGCGGTCGCCATGCTGTGCTGGCCCGAGATCAGCGCTCGCGACCGGCTTCGCCCTCGACAGGTGCGGACGGTGCTCGGGCCGGTGCGCAACACGCGGTTTCTCGTCGTGCCGACAGCGGCGGTCGGCGGGCTCGTTCTCGCTGGCCCGGCAGGACTTTTGGTTGGGACCGGGCTGGCCTTGCTCGGCGGGCACCACTGGCGATCTCTGCGCGGGCGGCGGGCCCGGCTCGTCCGGGCCGACGAGCTGACCGCCGGGCTGCGGCTGCTGGTGGCGCAGTTGCGAGCGGGCGCGCATCCGGCTTCGGCAGCGGAAGGTGCTGCGGCCGAAGCCGGGCCGGCGGTCGCCGGTGTCTTCCGGGACATGGCGGCCACGGTGCGGCTCGGCGGTGATGTGGCGGCGGTGCTGCGCTGCCACGATCTCGTCGAGCTGCGCGCACCGCTGGGGCGGGTCGCCAGGGCGTGGGTGCTGGCGGAGCGGCACGGCGTCGCGCTGGCCGATCTGCTCGACGCGGTTCGCCGCGATGTCGAGCGGCGCACGGCGTTCCGCCGCGGCGTCGAGGCGAAGCTGGCCGGTCCGCGTTCGACGGCGGCGGTGCTCACCGGGTTGCCGGTCTGCGGCCTGCTGTTCGGCGAAGCCCTCGGGGCGGCTCCGCTGGCGGTGCTCAACGACGGGATGTTCGGGCAACTGCTCTTGCTGGTCGGAGCGGCGTTGCTGGCGGCCGGTGCGAGCTGGACGTTGCGGCTGACGGAGGTGGTGCAATCGTGA
- a CDS encoding TadA family conjugal transfer-associated ATPase, which translates to MSTSRVLEPVDGAVDGELLARVRNRLVGSGAAPTSSAVASAVREESGGLVADADVLAALRLVQQEFRGAGVLEPLLRDPEVCDVLVTAPNKVWVDRGNGLQRAAVRFADEDSVRRLAQRLAMSTGRRLDDAQPWVDAWLPQESASGAVRLHAVLPPVAGEGTCISLRVLRPAVHDLAALQQSGAFDGPTADVLREIVAARLAFLVVGGTASGKTTLLAAMLGEVAEAERIVCVEEAAELHPRHPHVVRLLTRPPNVEGVGEIQVRDLVRQALRMRPDRLIVGEVRGGEVRELLSALNTGHDGGGGTLHANSPQEVPARMEALAALGGLSHTALHSQLAAAVQVVLHVRRSAQRGRYLAGIGVLRRDGERVQVVSAWQRDEGWTSGREDLAALLAARGGALPC; encoded by the coding sequence ATGTCCACGAGTCGTGTTCTGGAACCCGTCGACGGTGCGGTGGACGGCGAGCTGCTGGCGCGAGTCCGCAACCGCTTGGTCGGCAGCGGTGCCGCGCCGACCTCCAGCGCTGTCGCCTCTGCGGTCCGGGAGGAATCTGGCGGACTGGTCGCCGACGCCGATGTGCTGGCAGCGCTCCGACTGGTGCAGCAGGAATTCCGCGGCGCGGGAGTGCTGGAGCCGCTGCTGCGCGACCCGGAGGTCTGCGACGTTCTGGTGACGGCGCCGAACAAGGTCTGGGTCGATCGGGGCAACGGTCTCCAACGGGCAGCGGTGCGCTTCGCCGACGAGGACTCGGTGCGCCGCCTCGCGCAGCGCCTCGCGATGTCCACCGGTCGTCGGCTCGACGACGCCCAGCCCTGGGTCGATGCCTGGTTGCCGCAGGAGAGCGCCTCCGGGGCGGTGCGGTTGCACGCGGTGCTGCCGCCGGTGGCGGGCGAGGGCACCTGCATCTCGCTGCGCGTCCTCCGCCCAGCGGTGCACGACCTGGCCGCCTTGCAGCAGTCCGGCGCCTTCGACGGGCCGACGGCCGACGTCCTGCGCGAGATAGTCGCCGCGAGGTTGGCCTTCCTGGTGGTCGGTGGCACGGCCAGCGGGAAGACGACGCTGCTGGCGGCGATGCTGGGCGAGGTCGCCGAAGCGGAGCGGATCGTCTGCGTCGAGGAGGCGGCCGAGCTGCACCCGCGGCATCCGCACGTGGTCCGGCTGCTCACGCGGCCGCCGAACGTCGAGGGAGTCGGCGAGATCCAGGTCCGCGACCTGGTGCGCCAAGCCCTGCGGATGCGGCCGGACCGGCTGATCGTCGGAGAGGTGCGCGGCGGCGAGGTCCGCGAGCTGCTCTCGGCGCTGAACACCGGCCACGACGGGGGCGGCGGCACGCTGCACGCCAACTCACCGCAAGAAGTCCCGGCTCGGATGGAAGCGCTGGCGGCGCTGGGCGGTCTGTCGCACACCGCGCTGCACAGCCAACTCGCTGCGGCGGTGCAGGTCGTGCTGCACGTCCGGCGAAGTGCGCAGCGCGGGCGGTACCTGGCAGGCATAGGCGTGCTGCGGCGCGACGGCGAGCGAGTTCAGGTCGTCTCGGCCTGGCAGCGCGATGAAGGCTGGACATCGGGACGGGAAGACCTGGCCGCGCTGCTGGCCGCCCGGGGAGGTGCGTTGCCGTGCTGA
- the ssd gene encoding septum site-determining protein Ssd produces the protein MTAARPLLVARDAELAEETTRLAAASGSELVRTRELSAPAWRTAPLVLLDAAAAAAGVAGGLPRRRGVVVLCRDPTPELWQIAFEAGADQVITLPAEETKLIELLADAADVPVQDGRILAVLGGCGGAGASVLATASAVLAARGGARALLVDCDPLGGGVDLAVGAEADDGLRWSGLAVNAGRLGATALHEALPERRIGSGAITVLSCDRDGPSTGLTAEGVRAVLAAGRRAGDVVVCDVPRVLPEPAVAALREADLVVVVVPAELRAVAAAERVVAAVGEHAAGPIRLVVRGPAPGGLRTADVVGAVGAEVLTGMRPEPQLPALLDCGGLAARLRRRGPVARAAQQVLAELARLEPVATAC, from the coding sequence ATGACTGCTGCACGCCCGCTTCTCGTTGCGCGAGATGCCGAACTCGCCGAAGAAACCACTCGCCTGGCCGCTGCGTCCGGCAGCGAGCTGGTGCGCACCCGGGAGCTGTCCGCGCCTGCTTGGCGCACCGCGCCACTGGTGCTGCTCGACGCCGCCGCGGCAGCAGCCGGGGTGGCCGGTGGCCTGCCGCGAAGACGCGGTGTCGTCGTGCTCTGCCGAGATCCGACGCCGGAGCTGTGGCAGATCGCGTTCGAAGCCGGCGCGGACCAGGTGATCACCCTGCCCGCCGAGGAGACGAAGCTGATCGAGCTGCTGGCCGATGCCGCCGACGTCCCGGTGCAGGACGGCCGCATCCTCGCGGTGCTCGGTGGCTGCGGCGGCGCCGGTGCGTCCGTGCTGGCCACGGCGTCGGCGGTGCTGGCCGCACGCGGTGGAGCGCGGGCGCTGCTGGTCGACTGCGATCCCCTCGGCGGCGGCGTCGACCTCGCGGTGGGCGCGGAGGCCGACGACGGGCTGCGCTGGTCGGGGCTGGCGGTCAACGCCGGTCGGCTCGGCGCGACCGCGCTGCACGAGGCGCTGCCCGAACGCCGGATCGGGTCCGGCGCGATCACGGTGCTGTCCTGCGACCGCGACGGCCCTTCGACCGGACTGACCGCGGAGGGCGTGCGAGCGGTGCTGGCTGCGGGGCGCCGAGCTGGTGACGTCGTGGTGTGCGACGTGCCGCGAGTGCTCCCGGAACCGGCCGTCGCAGCACTGCGGGAGGCCGATCTCGTGGTGGTCGTAGTGCCTGCGGAGCTTCGTGCCGTCGCCGCGGCCGAGCGAGTCGTGGCCGCGGTCGGGGAGCACGCCGCGGGGCCGATCCGGCTCGTGGTGCGCGGTCCCGCGCCGGGCGGGCTGCGGACGGCGGACGTGGTGGGAGCGGTCGGGGCCGAGGTGCTGACCGGGATGCGGCCGGAGCCGCAGCTCCCGGCGCTCCTCGACTGCGGCGGGCTGGCGGCCCGGCTGCGCCGTCGCGGACCGGTGGCCCGAGCGGCTCAGCAGGTGCTGGCAGAGCTCGCTCGCCTCGAACCGGTCGCCACGGCCTGCTGA
- a CDS encoding HAD family hydrolase, whose amino-acid sequence MLCGVTEPANPSPATGRRVAAFFDLDKTIIAKSSTLAFSRPFFQEGLINRRAVLKSAYAQFVFMLAGADADQMDRMRAHITSLCSGWDVEQVNAIVEETLHDIVDPLVYKEATQLITEHQEQGHDIVVLSASGEEVVAPISKLLGADHWSGTRMVVVDGRYTGDVDFYCSAENKAIAARELAEEHGYDLAECHAYSDSITDLPLLEAVGHPTVINPDRALRKEAVQRGWPSLAFDHPVSLRARIPTPSRAAVTAAGVGMGAVAAAGAAWWGLRAWRRRR is encoded by the coding sequence ATGCTGTGCGGCGTGACAGAGCCCGCGAACCCATCGCCCGCCACCGGACGCCGGGTGGCAGCGTTCTTCGACCTGGACAAGACGATCATCGCCAAGTCGAGCACGCTCGCCTTCAGCCGGCCGTTCTTCCAGGAAGGGCTGATCAACCGGCGGGCCGTGCTGAAGAGCGCTTACGCCCAGTTCGTGTTCATGCTGGCCGGCGCCGACGCGGACCAGATGGACCGGATGCGCGCGCACATCACCTCGCTGTGCAGCGGCTGGGACGTCGAGCAGGTCAACGCCATCGTCGAGGAGACGCTGCACGACATCGTCGACCCGCTGGTCTACAAGGAAGCCACCCAGCTGATCACCGAGCACCAGGAGCAGGGCCACGACATCGTGGTGCTGTCGGCCTCCGGCGAGGAGGTCGTCGCGCCGATCTCCAAGCTGCTCGGCGCGGACCACTGGTCGGGCACCCGGATGGTGGTGGTCGACGGCCGCTACACCGGCGACGTCGACTTCTACTGCTCGGCGGAGAACAAGGCGATCGCCGCTCGCGAGCTGGCCGAGGAGCACGGCTACGACCTCGCCGAGTGCCACGCCTACTCGGACTCGATCACCGACCTGCCGCTGCTGGAAGCAGTCGGCCACCCCACCGTGATCAACCCGGATCGCGCGCTGCGCAAGGAAGCGGTGCAGCGCGGTTGGCCGTCGCTGGCCTTCGACCACCCGGTGTCGCTGCGGGCCCGGATCCCCACTCCCTCGCGCGCCGCGGTCACCGCGGCCGGGGTCGGGATGGGCGCGGTCGCCGCGGCGGGTGCCGCGTGGTGGGGCTTGCGCGCCTGGCGTCGCCGCCGCTGA
- a CDS encoding glycoside hydrolase family 3 protein, which yields MSPKPRTRRAAIALSALAAGAVALTATGGASTPQRPAEILQEMTLEEKVGQLFVTYAYGRTADTPHPKNKEEFGVDTPAQVVQKYHLGGIIHFTWTDSLYDPKQIAELSNGLQNAAVNSGSKVPLLISTDQEQGQVTRIHEPATQFPGNMALGSGRSPEDAERAAAITGRELRAMGLNQNFAPSGDVNVNPANPVIGVRSFSSDPALAAQLTAAQIRGYEDSAGPGETVSASVKHFPGHGDTSQDSHTALPVIEHDRQQWEQLDAPPFKEAIAAGTDAVMSAHIVVPKLDDSGEPSTLSPKVLTGMLREELGYKGVIITDSLQMDGVRQKHPDAEIPVLALKAGADMLLMPNDLQVAIDGVLNAVRSGELSEQRIDQSVERVLALKAGRGVLENPFVDVSKVDKIVGSKQHLAEAQAITDRTTTLLRNDGVLPLKPPAKMFVTGAGNDATAALAKQIGARGPQTSALATGLKPTKEQIDQAVEQARQNDVTVVLTNAAWSEANAGQLDLVRALQQTGKPVIAVATRDPYDAARADSPAWLATYSDKPVAMESLTKVLFGEIAPVGKLPVPVPDPNKPGTDAYPYGHGLGW from the coding sequence GTGTCCCCGAAGCCCCGAACGCGCCGCGCCGCAATAGCGCTGAGCGCCCTGGCCGCAGGAGCGGTGGCGCTCACCGCCACCGGTGGCGCCAGCACGCCGCAGCGCCCCGCCGAGATCCTCCAGGAGATGACGCTGGAGGAGAAGGTCGGGCAGCTCTTCGTCACCTACGCCTACGGCCGCACCGCCGACACCCCGCACCCCAAGAACAAGGAGGAGTTCGGCGTCGACACCCCGGCCCAGGTGGTGCAGAAGTACCACCTCGGCGGCATCATCCACTTCACCTGGACCGACAGCCTCTACGACCCGAAGCAGATCGCCGAGCTGTCCAACGGGCTGCAGAACGCCGCGGTCAACTCCGGTTCCAAGGTGCCGCTGCTGATCTCCACCGACCAGGAGCAGGGCCAGGTCACCCGCATCCACGAGCCCGCCACCCAGTTCCCCGGGAACATGGCGCTCGGCTCCGGCCGCAGCCCCGAGGACGCCGAGCGCGCCGCCGCCATCACCGGCCGGGAGCTGCGCGCGATGGGGCTGAACCAGAACTTCGCGCCGAGCGGTGACGTCAACGTCAACCCGGCGAACCCGGTGATCGGAGTGCGCTCCTTCTCCTCCGACCCGGCGCTGGCCGCGCAGCTCACCGCGGCGCAGATCCGCGGCTACGAGGATTCCGCCGGGCCCGGCGAGACGGTCTCGGCCTCGGTCAAGCACTTCCCCGGGCACGGCGACACCAGCCAGGACAGCCACACCGCGCTGCCGGTGATCGAGCACGACCGCCAGCAGTGGGAGCAGCTCGACGCGCCGCCGTTCAAGGAGGCCATCGCCGCCGGGACCGACGCGGTGATGAGCGCGCACATCGTGGTGCCCAAGCTGGACGACTCCGGCGAGCCCTCGACGCTGTCGCCGAAGGTGCTCACCGGGATGCTCCGCGAGGAGCTCGGCTACAAGGGCGTGATCATCACCGACTCGCTGCAGATGGACGGCGTGCGGCAGAAGCACCCGGACGCCGAGATCCCGGTGCTGGCGCTCAAGGCGGGCGCCGACATGCTGCTCATGCCGAACGACCTGCAGGTCGCCATCGACGGCGTGCTCAACGCGGTGCGCAGCGGCGAGCTCAGCGAGCAGCGCATCGACCAGAGCGTGGAGCGCGTGCTGGCGCTGAAGGCCGGTCGCGGCGTGCTGGAGAACCCGTTCGTCGACGTGTCCAAAGTGGACAAGATCGTCGGCAGCAAGCAGCACCTGGCCGAGGCGCAGGCGATCACCGACCGCACCACCACGCTGCTGCGCAACGACGGCGTCCTGCCGCTCAAGCCGCCGGCCAAGATGTTCGTGACCGGCGCCGGAAACGACGCGACCGCCGCGCTGGCCAAGCAGATCGGGGCGCGCGGACCGCAGACGTCGGCGCTGGCCACGGGCCTGAAGCCGACGAAGGAGCAGATCGACCAGGCCGTCGAGCAGGCCAGGCAGAACGACGTCACCGTCGTGCTCACCAACGCCGCTTGGAGCGAGGCCAACGCCGGGCAGCTGGACCTGGTGCGCGCCCTGCAGCAGACCGGGAAGCCGGTCATCGCGGTCGCCACCCGCGACCCCTACGACGCGGCGCGCGCCGACTCCCCCGCCTGGCTCGCCACCTACTCGGACAAGCCGGTCGCGATGGAGTCGCTGACCAAGGTGCTCTTCGGCGAGATCGCCCCGGTCGGCAAGCTCCCGGTTCCGGTGCCGGACCCGAACAAGCCCGGCACCGACGCGTATCCCTACGGCCACGGATTGGGCTGGTGA